The following coding sequences are from one bacterium SCSIO 12741 window:
- a CDS encoding beta-ketoacyl synthase chain length factor — MEMYLNGIGCVAPQNTSEKPLFAEPLGETDVRRNIVKPNYKEYINPAMIRRMGTAIKMGVVASKQALSQAGTDMPDAIIAGTGLGCQQDSEKFLTAIIDHDEQFLTPTSFIQSTHNTVAGQVALMLKCRAYNFTYCHRGFSFENTLVDAALALEEGWAQQVLALGVDEMTTHTLEVFQRIGLNVKDAEPTLDLLKSEQKGSVYGEGATAFVLSHQPSEHNFGRISAVKTLYKPTNEQQVLDWINSTLQESGASLNDIDLVLLGKNGNPEENRWYEAVEASASTPSIGAFKHLVGEYHTASAFALWLGASILQDQEVPEVVFTRKNTTTDWNRILIYNQYDHRDHSLILLEK; from the coding sequence ATGGAAATGTATCTAAATGGCATCGGTTGTGTAGCTCCTCAGAATACTTCTGAGAAACCCTTATTTGCTGAACCCCTGGGCGAAACGGATGTGCGCAGAAACATCGTAAAACCCAACTACAAAGAATACATCAATCCTGCTATGATTCGTCGAATGGGTACGGCGATCAAAATGGGTGTTGTGGCCTCTAAGCAAGCCTTGAGTCAAGCCGGCACCGACATGCCAGATGCCATTATCGCAGGAACTGGATTGGGCTGCCAGCAGGATAGTGAAAAATTTCTCACCGCGATTATCGATCATGATGAGCAGTTTTTGACACCTACCTCTTTCATTCAATCTACCCATAACACGGTTGCCGGGCAGGTAGCACTTATGCTCAAGTGCCGGGCCTACAACTTTACCTATTGCCACCGGGGATTTTCCTTCGAAAACACTTTGGTTGATGCGGCTTTAGCTCTGGAAGAGGGCTGGGCACAACAAGTACTGGCCCTTGGCGTAGATGAAATGACGACTCATACCCTGGAAGTTTTCCAGCGAATAGGGCTCAACGTAAAAGATGCTGAACCGACTCTGGATCTGCTGAAAAGCGAACAAAAAGGATCTGTTTATGGAGAAGGTGCCACCGCATTCGTTCTTTCTCATCAGCCCAGTGAACACAACTTTGGGCGAATCTCGGCAGTAAAAACGCTGTACAAACCGACAAACGAACAGCAGGTGTTGGATTGGATCAATTCTACCTTGCAAGAATCCGGGGCTTCCCTTAACGACATCGACTTGGTGTTGCTTGGAAAAAACGGAAATCCCGAAGAAAATCGCTGGTACGAAGCCGTAGAAGCTTCTGCCTCTACTCCATCCATCGGTGCATTTAAACACCTCGTTGGAGAATACCACACAGCTAGTGCTTTCGCCCTTTGGTTGGGCGCATCCATTCTACAGGATCAAGAAGTTCCGGAAGTTGTATTCACTCGAAAAAACACAACAACCGATTGGAACCGAATCCTGATTTATAACCAATACGACCACCGCGATCACTCCTTAATTTTATTGGAAAAATGA
- a CDS encoding polysaccharide deacetylase family protein codes for MNRYNRFRLAFLVALAVFVYGWYALGWSLLFPLILIVFFAAVVFWGVVSIRANMFTETICKNPEAKGQISITFDDGPHPEFTPKLLDILKRENIQATFFCIGHKMESHPDLVQRLHQEGHLIGNHTYSHSKFIDLTPIKKFAAEIQKTSDLTQKLIGLKPRFFRPPYGITNPRVAGGIKRAGVLSIGWSIRSFDTVNKETDKVVRKVTRKLESGDILLFHDHLEWSTEILEKFLVEVRQTEFKIVPLDELINEKAYE; via the coding sequence ATGAATCGCTACAACCGATTTAGGTTAGCGTTTCTGGTTGCCCTTGCCGTTTTTGTGTATGGTTGGTACGCCTTAGGTTGGTCCCTTCTTTTTCCTTTGATCCTAATCGTTTTTTTTGCGGCAGTTGTGTTTTGGGGTGTGGTAAGCATTCGAGCCAACATGTTTACCGAAACCATCTGCAAAAACCCAGAAGCAAAAGGACAAATCTCCATCACTTTCGACGATGGTCCTCACCCAGAATTTACCCCAAAACTGCTGGACATTCTCAAACGGGAAAACATCCAAGCCACCTTTTTCTGCATTGGCCATAAAATGGAATCCCATCCAGATTTGGTACAGCGACTTCATCAGGAAGGTCACCTCATTGGAAATCACACCTACTCGCACAGCAAGTTTATTGACCTGACCCCCATCAAAAAATTTGCGGCCGAAATTCAAAAAACCTCCGACCTGACCCAAAAACTCATTGGTTTAAAACCTCGCTTTTTCCGCCCTCCCTATGGCATTACCAATCCTCGCGTGGCCGGTGGAATCAAACGAGCAGGCGTGTTGAGTATTGGATGGAGTATTCGATCCTTTGACACCGTAAATAAGGAGACTGACAAGGTGGTTCGCAAGGTTACCCGAAAGCTGGAATCCGGTGATATACTGCTGTTTCACGACCACTTGGAATGGTCCACAGAAATTTTGGAGAAGTTTTTGGTAGAAGTCCGTCAGACTGAATTCAAAATCGTTCCTTTGGACGAGTTGATAAATGAGAAAGCCTATGAATAA
- a CDS encoding DUF2062 domain-containing protein, producing the protein MEKTDCKSKLKELRCCILVPTYNNEKTLTRVLDGVLEYSDDLIVVCDGATDSTPELLKNYENKAHVVSYQPNKGKGNALRTGFKKAVELGFDYAITIDSDGQHYPENIPDFVTKLEENPGALIIGARNMDQETVPGKSSFGNKFSNFWFQFETGIKLPDTQSGYRLYPVKALDKVRFFTTKFEFEIEVIVKAAWRDIPVIPVPIKVLYDPEERVTHFRPLQDFTRISILNTWLVTLALLYYKPRNLLRHFQKKSIRQLIREDLIQSHEPIHKKVKAVMLGVLIGVLPIWGLHTLSVIVFAHVFKLNKFIAFLASNISFPPFVPILVFLSMIIGKWTLGTGKVIAFNMDITVESIKDHLVQYAVGSTILAPLLALLFGLLTFVYLSSTRTQKHG; encoded by the coding sequence GTGGAAAAAACCGACTGCAAGTCAAAACTCAAAGAACTTCGGTGCTGTATTCTTGTTCCGACCTACAACAACGAGAAAACTTTGACTCGGGTGTTGGATGGCGTACTGGAATACTCCGATGATCTGATTGTAGTTTGCGACGGTGCAACAGATTCCACTCCCGAACTTTTAAAAAACTACGAAAACAAAGCCCATGTCGTTTCCTATCAACCCAACAAGGGAAAAGGAAATGCGTTGAGAACCGGATTTAAAAAAGCGGTTGAACTGGGATTTGACTATGCCATAACCATCGACTCGGATGGACAACACTACCCGGAAAACATTCCTGATTTTGTGACCAAACTGGAGGAAAATCCAGGGGCGCTGATTATCGGAGCCCGAAACATGGATCAGGAGACGGTTCCCGGAAAAAGTAGCTTTGGAAACAAATTTTCCAACTTCTGGTTTCAGTTTGAAACCGGTATAAAACTCCCGGACACTCAATCCGGATATCGGTTGTACCCGGTAAAGGCCTTGGATAAGGTTCGATTCTTTACAACGAAGTTTGAATTCGAAATCGAGGTAATCGTGAAGGCAGCCTGGAGGGATATTCCGGTTATTCCGGTTCCGATTAAGGTATTGTATGACCCCGAAGAGCGGGTTACTCATTTCCGCCCTCTGCAAGACTTCACGCGAATCAGCATTCTCAATACTTGGTTGGTTACCTTGGCCTTACTCTACTACAAGCCGAGGAATCTTTTGCGGCATTTTCAAAAAAAAAGCATTCGCCAACTCATCCGTGAAGATCTGATTCAAAGTCATGAGCCCATTCACAAAAAAGTGAAGGCCGTGATGTTGGGTGTTCTTATTGGCGTTTTACCTATTTGGGGACTCCACACCCTCTCGGTCATTGTATTCGCTCACGTATTTAAGCTGAACAAGTTCATTGCCTTTTTGGCTTCCAATATCAGCTTTCCGCCCTTTGTTCCCATTCTGGTCTTTTTGAGTATGATCATCGGGAAGTGGACCCTTGGCACAGGTAAAGTGATCGCCTTCAACATGGACATTACGGTAGAATCCATTAAAGATCATCTGGTGCAATATGCCGTTGGCAGTACCATTCTTGCCCCTCTTTTAGCACTCCTTTTTGGATTGCTGACGTTTGTTTATCTTTCCTCCACCCGAACCCAGAAACACGGTTGA
- a CDS encoding 3-hydroxyacyl-ACP dehydratase, which yields MTEVLGDFYSVVNKGEADGDKRSWTIRINPEHEIFKGHFPGNPITPGVCMIQIIRELAEEDLNQKLFLFSANNVKFMAIINPETDPVLQLDVQILEKEDFYSIRCSARFGETVALKFSGSFRPVN from the coding sequence ATGACGGAAGTACTTGGGGATTTCTACTCGGTGGTGAACAAAGGTGAGGCTGACGGAGACAAGCGCAGTTGGACCATCCGTATCAATCCTGAACACGAAATATTCAAAGGTCATTTTCCGGGTAACCCTATCACCCCGGGAGTATGCATGATTCAGATCATTCGAGAATTGGCAGAGGAAGACCTCAATCAAAAACTCTTTTTGTTTTCGGCCAACAACGTCAAGTTTATGGCGATTATCAATCCTGAAACAGATCCTGTATTGCAACTCGATGTGCAAATCTTGGAAAAAGAGGACTTCTACAGCATTCGTTGCTCGGCTCGATTTGGGGAAACGGTAGCCCTTAAATTCAGTGGATCTTTTCGTCCAGTAAATTAA
- a CDS encoding acyl carrier protein has translation MDELIVKLKEQIIEQLNLEDMTPDDIDADAPLFGDGLGLDSIDALELIVLMEKFYGIKIQDPKEGQKIFLSVRSIAEFIQNHQNA, from the coding sequence ATGGATGAATTGATTGTAAAACTGAAGGAGCAAATCATCGAGCAATTGAACCTCGAAGACATGACCCCAGATGATATTGATGCGGATGCTCCTCTGTTTGGAGATGGATTGGGATTGGATTCAATCGACGCATTGGAACTAATCGTGCTGATGGAGAAATTCTATGGCATTAAAATCCAAGACCCGAAAGAAGGTCAAAAGATTTTCCTTTCTGTACGGTCTATCGCCGAATTTATTCAGAACCACCAAAACGCCTAA
- a CDS encoding beta-ketoacyl-[acyl-carrier-protein] synthase family protein, whose product MALPRVFVTGIGAVSAIGLTAEENRTSLLTGKHGIAPVQRISTKNSHLMVGEVKLSDEEILAKLGNPEGIFTRTSLLGMLAAKEALAQAGIEDCSDAPTGLISSTSVGGMGKTENYYYDYLTNDEHLEFIITHDCGDSTECLADYFGIKDYLATISTACSSAANAVMMGARLIKSGQLDRVVVGGTDCLTKFTLNGFNTLMILDAEHSRPFDQTRRGLNLGEGAGFLVLESEELVRKSGKKALAEVSGYGNANDAHHQTASSPEGEGAFLAMSQAFQVSGLEPSAISYINVHGTGTENNDQSEGTAINRIYEGNTPPFSSVKAFTGHTLAAAGGLEAVYSVMAIDKGCIYPNLNFQHPIEGLNLVPETEGREGENIQHVLSNSFGFGGIVPL is encoded by the coding sequence TTGGCTTTACCCCGGGTATTCGTAACAGGTATTGGCGCAGTTTCAGCCATTGGGTTGACGGCTGAAGAGAATCGGACGTCGCTGCTGACGGGCAAACATGGTATTGCTCCGGTTCAGCGTATTTCGACCAAAAACAGTCACCTGATGGTGGGTGAAGTAAAACTTTCTGATGAAGAGATCCTCGCGAAGCTGGGAAATCCGGAAGGAATCTTTACCCGAACTTCCCTTTTGGGCATGTTGGCCGCTAAAGAGGCCTTGGCTCAAGCTGGAATCGAAGACTGTTCCGACGCCCCAACTGGATTAATCTCCTCCACCAGCGTAGGTGGAATGGGAAAAACCGAAAACTACTACTACGACTACCTAACCAACGACGAGCACCTGGAATTCATCATCACCCACGATTGTGGTGATAGCACCGAGTGCCTGGCAGACTATTTTGGAATAAAAGATTACCTCGCCACTATTTCCACAGCCTGTTCATCTGCTGCCAATGCAGTAATGATGGGCGCCCGATTGATCAAGAGCGGTCAATTAGACCGTGTGGTTGTTGGTGGAACGGATTGCCTGACCAAATTCACCTTGAATGGGTTTAATACCCTCATGATTTTGGATGCCGAGCACAGTCGTCCCTTTGACCAAACCCGAAGAGGGTTAAACCTGGGAGAAGGAGCCGGATTCCTGGTTTTGGAATCAGAAGAACTGGTTCGTAAATCGGGTAAAAAGGCCCTGGCAGAAGTATCGGGCTACGGAAATGCCAATGATGCTCACCACCAAACGGCGTCTTCTCCGGAAGGAGAGGGTGCGTTCCTGGCCATGAGCCAGGCTTTTCAAGTGAGTGGACTGGAACCTTCAGCCATCAGCTACATTAACGTGCATGGAACGGGGACCGAGAATAACGATCAGTCAGAAGGAACGGCTATCAACCGAATTTACGAGGGAAACACACCTCCCTTCTCTTCGGTGAAGGCGTTTACCGGACATACGCTTGCGGCGGCCGGAGGACTGGAAGCTGTTTACTCCGTTATGGCCATTGATAAGGGTTGTATCTATCCGAATCTGAATTTCCAGCATCCGATTGAAGGCTTAAACCTGGTGCCGGAAACCGAAGGTCGGGAAGGAGAAAACATTCAGCACGTACTCAGTAATTCATTTGGTTTTGGGGGAATTGTACCTCTCTGA
- a CDS encoding 3-oxoacyl-ACP synthase — translation MAYESVNSFDNWVKAWYRSREVGYGKFFKMDRLSKLGFMAAELVLEGKNLSEKYGPERVAVLLGNRAASLDTDRKHHESIKNRENYFPSPAVFVYTLPNIVLGEIAIRHTFRGENAFFIFDKFEPGFFVDLAQGLLASNKADAVLFGWVDVDGESYEAELYLAEQEGGEWGPLSEENISNLKTRNNG, via the coding sequence ATGGCTTATGAATCGGTAAATTCCTTCGACAACTGGGTCAAAGCCTGGTACCGTTCGCGGGAAGTGGGTTATGGAAAGTTTTTTAAAATGGACCGGCTCAGCAAGCTTGGTTTTATGGCCGCTGAATTGGTTTTGGAAGGCAAAAACCTCTCCGAAAAATACGGACCCGAACGAGTAGCCGTTCTCCTGGGTAACCGGGCAGCCAGTCTGGACACAGACCGGAAGCATCACGAATCGATCAAAAATCGTGAAAACTATTTTCCGAGTCCGGCTGTCTTCGTATACACATTGCCCAATATCGTGCTTGGAGAAATCGCCATTCGCCACACCTTTCGTGGAGAGAATGCTTTCTTCATTTTTGATAAATTTGAGCCCGGATTTTTCGTTGATCTGGCTCAGGGATTATTGGCCTCCAACAAGGCCGATGCCGTACTATTCGGCTGGGTGGATGTGGATGGAGAATCTTATGAAGCGGAACTCTATCTCGCCGAGCAAGAAGGTGGAGAATGGGGCCCATTGAGCGAAGAAAACATATCGAATTTGAAAACCAGAAATAATGGATGA
- a CDS encoding outer membrane lipoprotein carrier protein LolA, translated as MNKWLLIMMLVIGSTAHAQNTWTAVSDKAEFKNKVQQSTNGLKTLMADFVQEKHLSFLEETVTSTGVFYFKKANQVRWEYKEPNAYFILINDKTITTVMNGKETTIDASKNKTFREINKIMLGSINGDIINHPDFESNLFESSEGYKLHLIPQVKALSNVISEIVVWFDKENMSVVQLKMIEASEDFSLIKFENKKLNVEVPDRMFAP; from the coding sequence ATGAATAAGTGGCTCCTGATTATGATGTTGGTCATTGGCTCAACGGCCCATGCCCAAAACACCTGGACAGCGGTAAGCGACAAAGCTGAATTTAAGAACAAGGTTCAACAAAGCACCAATGGTCTTAAAACTCTTATGGCTGATTTCGTTCAAGAAAAGCATTTGAGCTTCCTGGAAGAAACAGTAACCAGCACCGGAGTGTTCTATTTTAAGAAAGCCAATCAGGTTCGTTGGGAATACAAAGAACCCAATGCCTATTTCATTTTGATCAATGACAAAACCATCACAACCGTGATGAATGGTAAGGAAACTACAATTGATGCCTCCAAGAACAAAACCTTTCGGGAGATCAACAAGATCATGCTTGGGAGTATCAACGGTGATATCATAAATCACCCGGATTTTGAAAGCAACCTCTTTGAAAGTAGTGAGGGTTACAAGCTTCATTTGATCCCACAGGTAAAGGCCCTAAGCAATGTGATAAGCGAAATCGTTGTGTGGTTTGACAAAGAAAATATGAGCGTTGTTCAGCTCAAAATGATCGAAGCTTCCGAAGATTTTTCCCTGATTAAATTCGAAAACAAAAAGCTGAATGTTGAAGTACCTGATCGGATGTTTGCTCCTTAG